The following are encoded in a window of Telmatobacter sp. DSM 110680 genomic DNA:
- a CDS encoding NAD-dependent epimerase/dehydratase family protein — MNYLRRDRNVSPLFRMNKKALVTGSCGLIGSEVAFHFSLAGYDVIGVDNNQRAIFFGPEGDTSWSLKRLRDNIPGYQHHNLDIRNRDGVLRLLQDTRPNVILHTAAQPSHDRAAQIVFDDFDTNAGGTLNLLEATRQHAPECVFIHMSTNKVYGDGPNKLNLVEKETRWDFADPEFRDGIPETFSIDQSLHSVFGASKVAADVMVQEYGRYFGMPSCVLRGGCLTGPNHSGVELHGFLSYLIRCNLVGKEYKVFGYKGKQVRDNLHSEDVARFMLAFAQNPRCGEVYNLGGGLENSCSILEAFALAERFTGRKQVWTYVEGNRIGDHVCYYSDLRKMKAHYPGWGITKNLDETFAEIAKAWSSRLVNA; from the coding sequence ATGAACTATTTACGTCGTGATCGAAATGTGTCACCTTTATTTCGAATGAATAAAAAGGCTTTAGTTACCGGCTCCTGTGGTCTGATCGGATCCGAAGTCGCTTTCCATTTCTCGCTTGCTGGCTACGACGTAATTGGCGTCGACAATAATCAGCGCGCGATATTCTTCGGGCCGGAGGGAGACACATCATGGTCCCTCAAGCGACTTCGCGACAATATTCCAGGGTATCAACACCATAATCTCGACATACGTAACCGTGACGGGGTCCTGAGGCTTCTGCAGGACACCCGGCCCAATGTGATCCTGCACACAGCTGCACAGCCGTCGCATGACCGAGCAGCCCAAATTGTTTTCGATGACTTTGACACGAATGCCGGCGGCACACTGAATCTCCTTGAAGCCACTCGGCAGCATGCACCTGAGTGTGTTTTCATTCATATGTCCACCAACAAGGTATATGGCGACGGACCCAATAAACTCAATCTAGTGGAGAAGGAAACACGCTGGGACTTCGCGGATCCAGAGTTTCGAGACGGCATTCCAGAAACATTTTCTATCGACCAATCCCTGCATTCGGTATTCGGAGCTTCGAAGGTGGCTGCCGATGTGATGGTGCAAGAATATGGGCGATATTTTGGCATGCCTTCCTGCGTGCTTAGAGGCGGTTGCCTCACCGGCCCGAATCATTCTGGGGTGGAATTGCACGGATTTCTGAGTTACCTGATTCGCTGCAACCTGGTTGGCAAGGAATACAAAGTGTTTGGCTATAAAGGCAAGCAGGTACGCGATAATCTTCACTCAGAAGACGTCGCCCGATTCATGCTGGCTTTCGCGCAGAATCCTCGTTGCGGAGAGGTCTATAACCTGGGCGGCGGCCTTGAGAACTCATGCTCGATCCTTGAAGCCTTTGCCTTAGCAGAACGATTCACCGGTCGCAAGCAAGTTTGGACTTACGTTGAAGGTAATCGTATCGGTGACCACGTTTGTTACTACAGCGATCTCAGAAAAATGAAAGCACATTATCCGGGTTGGGGGATCACCAAAAATCTGGATGAAACTTTCGCGGAGATCGCCAAGGCCTGGTCATCGCGACTGGTGAACGCGTGA
- a CDS encoding NAD-dependent epimerase/dehydratase family protein gives MRDSLSLQEKIERLQGPILVLGGSGFVGANVLRTLCKHRDDAYGTASRLPAWRLEGLPAQHVKVTDLLIDSNLDQLLGAVQPRTIIDCVAYGGYSFETDSQLIYQTNFNLVSRLLARLADRRIAAYVHAGSSSEYGFNASGPSEDSVLSPNSHYAVSKAAASQLIYFYGKRIGLPCVNLRLYSVYGPLEDASRLIPNLVQCGIDGRYPDFVNPAISRDFIFTDDAVEAFVDVALNLTEADYGESFNIGTGQKTTIGECAELAKQLFSISAEPVFTMPNRQWDLPDWYANTEKVRTRIGWQSRTAFQDGLMMTAEWFRSLPDRAIYFQSSKRFGLDTKHSVSAIIACYRDNRAIPVMYERLKATFTKLNVDHEIIFVNDGSPDDSEEVIRQISQNDRRVRGISHSRNFGSQAAFRSGMEIATKNCCVLLDGDLQDPPELIEAMVAKWREGYDVVYGRRVKREGPVLMRFAYKAFYRLFDYFSYVRIPHDAGDFSLMDKRVTQAVLTFPERDLFLRGVRAYAGFKQTGIDYLRPERMFGVTTNSLFKNIGWAKKGILSFSYVPLTMLSVSGLILLGLTGLAMFLQIVSRLVFPQSAPHGVTTLIICILFFGSLNLFAVSLVGEYLAKIFEEVKRRPHFIRRSIIAQGEVRFAATDHPPTAEL, from the coding sequence ATGAGAGATTCGTTATCCCTTCAGGAGAAAATAGAACGCCTCCAAGGGCCGATACTGGTCCTGGGTGGCAGCGGCTTCGTGGGCGCCAACGTGCTGCGCACGCTTTGCAAACACCGAGATGACGCTTACGGAACCGCCTCACGTTTGCCTGCTTGGCGCCTAGAGGGTTTGCCTGCACAACACGTAAAGGTGACTGACCTGCTGATTGATTCCAATCTGGATCAGTTGCTGGGAGCCGTTCAACCTCGCACAATTATCGATTGTGTGGCCTACGGCGGGTATTCGTTTGAGACCGATAGCCAGCTTATCTACCAGACAAATTTCAATCTTGTGTCCCGGCTGCTAGCCCGACTGGCAGACCGAAGAATCGCGGCGTATGTGCACGCTGGCAGTTCTTCGGAGTATGGATTCAACGCTTCCGGCCCAAGCGAAGACTCAGTGCTCTCGCCCAACAGCCATTACGCGGTTTCAAAGGCGGCGGCCTCGCAGCTGATTTACTTCTACGGGAAGAGAATCGGGCTACCTTGTGTGAACCTGCGCTTGTATTCCGTTTACGGCCCGCTAGAGGATGCTTCGCGTCTCATTCCAAACCTAGTGCAGTGTGGCATCGATGGGCGGTACCCCGACTTCGTGAACCCGGCCATCTCGCGGGATTTCATTTTTACCGACGACGCGGTTGAAGCCTTTGTCGACGTCGCTCTGAATCTGACTGAAGCTGACTACGGCGAGTCGTTCAACATCGGAACCGGCCAGAAGACGACCATTGGCGAGTGCGCCGAACTGGCGAAACAATTGTTCTCCATTTCCGCCGAGCCGGTGTTCACGATGCCCAACCGACAATGGGACTTGCCCGATTGGTACGCGAATACTGAAAAAGTGCGCACAAGGATTGGCTGGCAATCTCGGACTGCCTTTCAGGATGGCCTGATGATGACAGCGGAGTGGTTCCGATCTCTGCCTGACCGCGCCATCTATTTTCAATCGTCCAAGCGTTTCGGCCTCGACACCAAGCACAGTGTCTCTGCAATCATTGCTTGCTACCGCGACAACCGCGCCATCCCGGTCATGTATGAGCGCCTGAAGGCGACCTTCACCAAGCTGAACGTCGATCACGAGATCATTTTTGTGAACGACGGCAGCCCTGATGACTCGGAGGAGGTTATCCGGCAGATTTCACAAAACGACCGCCGCGTTCGCGGCATTTCGCATTCACGGAATTTCGGATCGCAGGCCGCATTCCGCAGTGGTATGGAAATCGCAACCAAGAATTGCTGCGTGCTGCTGGATGGAGATTTACAGGACCCTCCCGAGCTGATTGAAGCGATGGTGGCCAAATGGCGCGAAGGGTACGACGTGGTATATGGGCGCCGGGTTAAGAGGGAAGGGCCGGTCCTGATGCGGTTTGCGTATAAGGCCTTCTACCGGCTATTCGACTACTTCTCCTATGTAAGGATTCCACACGATGCGGGCGATTTTTCATTGATGGACAAGCGCGTGACGCAGGCTGTGCTGACTTTTCCGGAACGGGACCTGTTTCTGCGTGGCGTGCGGGCCTATGCGGGTTTCAAACAAACAGGGATCGACTACCTTCGTCCGGAGCGAATGTTCGGCGTGACAACGAACAGCCTGTTCAAGAACATTGGCTGGGCCAAGAAAGGCATCCTCTCATTCAGTTATGTGCCGCTAACCATGTTGAGTGTGTCTGGTCTCATTCTTCTGGGCCTGACGGGTCTGGCAATGTTTCTGCAAATCGTATCGCGGCTGGTGTTTCCACAATCAGCGCCTCATGGCGTGACCACCCTGATTATCTGCATCCTTTTCTTCGGTTCCTTGAATCTGTTTGCCGTCAGCCTTGTTGGGGAGTATTTAGCAAAAATCTTCGAAGAGGTAAAGCGCCGGCCGCACTTCATCCGGCGGAGCATTATTGCGCAAGGCGAGGTTCGATTCGCTGCGACGGATCACCCCCCCACGGCCGAACTGTAA
- the polA gene encoding DNA polymerase I: MHDAAVSQGCDATQQPPTKMSDTSNSAFFGLWPATTRLSTLADKLVTVPDQEKPPVFLLDAMSFIFRAYHAMQRSRPMSTRSGLPTAATYVFVNMIKKLRQDFSPRYFAAVFDPSGAVFRDERAQAIGTLRKWNSKSQSFEDVSYEGYKAKRESMPEDLRRQVPYIRRSLEALHIPILEVQGFEADDVIGTLAREAAEAGHEVFIVSGDKDMMQLVTAHVRVLNPQKDNLILDAAKVTEVLGVPPEKVVDVMALRGDNIDNIPGAPGIGDKGSVDLIVEFGSVEAVLDRAAEVKRKSYRESLEQNREAVLLSKELVTIDCHVPLPLDLKAMETQEPDLEACRTLFSELEFTSMLRELAPSTTAPVVELIDQASDEQAAAFYAAARKNGFAFALAAVEPTEAESDSEEPVVPQTMSLLDIVEEAEKKTESSIGVSTDPGRGLCLRLTAELKSLFEDSEVPKFVHDLKLAMHVLCGLNVDLRGKVDDSMLLSYALNPTNTTQTLADVAARHNQAAPKSLPAAAATTHALVTDLRVEAKHSNVTSIYETIDLPLAPVLYRMEKNGVRIDVGVLDGLSARFGQELERVGERIYSIAGRRFNVNSPKQLGEVLFKDMGLPVPVKYGKGKTISTAQDVLEGLAEINEVPRLVLEFRHLSKLKSNYIDSLPLLADSESRVHTTFQAAATATGRLSSVNPNLQNIPIKTELGREIRAAFVCAAGTQLLSADYSQIELRLLAHYSGDPLLVRAYQQNEDIHTITASEVFGVPAETMDKETRNRAKAVNFGIVYGISPFGLAAQLGIPQAEAKAYIDRYFARYQGVKAFIERTLEETRRDGAVRTLFGRIRPIPDISSRNPNSRGFAERTAVNTPLQGTAADLIKLAMISIDRKLNERKLKTRMVLQVHDELLFEVPTDETTHVEELVRTEMEGVIKLNVPLVADLGFGANWRDL; this comes from the coding sequence ATGCACGACGCTGCCGTATCCCAAGGATGTGACGCGACGCAGCAACCGCCAACGAAGATGTCCGATACGAGTAACTCGGCGTTCTTCGGACTTTGGCCAGCCACAACTCGCCTGTCCACCCTCGCTGATAAACTCGTTACCGTGCCTGACCAGGAAAAGCCGCCCGTTTTTCTTCTTGACGCGATGTCGTTTATCTTCCGCGCCTACCATGCCATGCAGCGTAGCCGCCCTATGTCTACGCGGTCCGGGCTGCCGACTGCTGCTACTTATGTCTTTGTCAACATGATCAAGAAGCTGCGCCAGGACTTCTCTCCGCGTTATTTTGCTGCTGTTTTTGACCCCAGCGGAGCTGTCTTTCGGGACGAGCGCGCCCAGGCGATCGGCACCCTGCGCAAATGGAACTCCAAATCACAGAGCTTCGAAGACGTCAGCTACGAGGGCTACAAGGCGAAGCGCGAGTCGATGCCTGAGGATCTTCGCCGCCAGGTCCCATACATTCGGCGTTCACTGGAGGCGCTGCACATTCCCATTCTTGAAGTGCAAGGGTTTGAGGCCGACGATGTCATCGGCACCCTGGCTCGAGAAGCCGCCGAAGCGGGTCATGAAGTCTTCATCGTCTCCGGCGACAAAGACATGATGCAGCTCGTTACGGCACACGTAAGAGTCCTTAATCCACAGAAAGACAATCTGATTCTTGACGCCGCCAAGGTGACAGAGGTTCTGGGAGTGCCGCCAGAAAAGGTCGTCGACGTGATGGCTCTTCGCGGTGACAACATCGACAACATTCCGGGAGCACCGGGTATTGGTGACAAGGGAAGTGTCGATCTGATCGTGGAATTCGGTAGCGTCGAGGCTGTCCTCGATCGCGCCGCCGAGGTGAAACGCAAGAGCTATCGTGAATCGCTCGAGCAAAATCGCGAAGCGGTATTGCTCTCAAAGGAGCTGGTCACCATTGATTGCCATGTTCCGCTTCCGCTCGACCTGAAGGCAATGGAAACGCAGGAACCAGACCTTGAAGCTTGCCGAACGCTTTTCAGCGAGCTCGAATTCACCTCGATGCTTCGCGAACTGGCGCCATCTACGACAGCTCCTGTTGTCGAGCTGATCGATCAGGCTTCCGACGAACAGGCAGCGGCGTTCTATGCTGCTGCGCGCAAAAACGGCTTTGCCTTTGCTCTTGCGGCTGTCGAGCCTACCGAAGCGGAATCAGATTCGGAGGAGCCCGTTGTTCCACAAACCATGTCGCTTCTCGATATTGTCGAAGAGGCTGAAAAGAAGACTGAGTCGAGTATTGGTGTTAGTACCGACCCGGGCCGTGGACTTTGCTTGCGGCTGACCGCGGAATTGAAATCGCTGTTTGAAGATTCGGAAGTGCCGAAGTTTGTGCACGACCTCAAACTGGCCATGCACGTACTCTGCGGGCTTAATGTCGATCTGCGCGGCAAAGTGGATGACTCCATGCTGCTGTCGTACGCGCTCAATCCAACCAATACGACACAGACTCTGGCCGATGTTGCCGCGCGTCACAATCAGGCTGCGCCCAAGTCGCTTCCCGCTGCAGCCGCTACGACGCATGCACTGGTGACAGATCTTCGAGTCGAGGCGAAACACAGCAATGTCACGAGTATCTACGAGACCATCGACCTGCCCCTCGCCCCAGTGCTGTATCGAATGGAGAAAAACGGAGTTCGCATCGACGTTGGCGTTCTCGACGGTCTATCCGCGAGATTTGGGCAGGAACTAGAGCGTGTTGGCGAGCGGATATACTCCATCGCCGGACGCCGGTTCAACGTCAATTCGCCCAAGCAACTCGGCGAAGTGCTTTTCAAAGATATGGGATTGCCAGTGCCGGTCAAATACGGCAAGGGCAAAACGATTTCGACGGCGCAGGACGTGCTGGAGGGGCTCGCTGAGATCAACGAGGTTCCGCGGCTGGTTCTCGAATTTCGGCACCTTTCCAAGCTAAAGTCGAATTACATCGACTCGCTACCGCTGCTGGCAGACTCTGAATCGCGCGTTCATACGACATTTCAAGCCGCCGCGACCGCTACGGGACGACTCTCATCCGTCAATCCGAATTTGCAGAACATCCCAATCAAAACTGAATTAGGTCGTGAAATCCGTGCCGCGTTTGTTTGCGCCGCAGGAACGCAGTTGCTCTCGGCGGATTACTCGCAAATTGAATTGCGGCTTCTTGCCCACTATAGCGGCGACCCTCTTCTCGTCCGCGCCTATCAGCAAAACGAAGACATCCACACAATCACCGCGAGCGAAGTTTTCGGCGTTCCCGCAGAAACGATGGACAAGGAAACCCGTAACCGCGCCAAGGCCGTTAACTTTGGAATCGTCTATGGAATTTCGCCGTTTGGGCTAGCTGCACAGTTGGGCATTCCGCAAGCTGAGGCCAAGGCCTACATCGATCGCTACTTCGCGCGCTATCAAGGAGTCAAGGCGTTCATCGAAAGGACCCTTGAAGAGACTCGACGGGACGGTGCAGTGCGCACGCTGTTCGGACGGATACGGCCGATTCCCGATATCTCAAGTCGCAATCCAAATTCGCGCGGATTCGCCGAGCGCACTGCAGTCAATACCCCTCTGCAAGGTACGGCCGCAGACCTCATCAAGCTGGCAATGATCTCCATCGATCGCAAATTGAACGAGCGAAAACTGAAGACTCGCATGGTTCTGCAGGTCCACGACGAACTGCTTTTCGAGGTGCCCACCGATGAGACGACGCACGTGGAAGAACTGGTACGCACCGAGATGGAGGGTGTGATCAAACTCAATGTGCCGCTTGTTGCAGATCTCGGCTTCGGGGCCAATTGGCGCGATCTTTAG
- a CDS encoding phosphatase PAP2 family protein, producing MAETEVQRKSAPGELHRTWFRELSSSPIFVSWRHALRHPSFNIKMAYAGTAILVVSFVGCKATQIHVPNVGTMFFALVCVGVAVLSATLYLEEKGKLYWKDLIAVIFWAIFFTYTLNFPVAIAARLGLGFELRDALLVRLDQYAGVRIPVIVAWSLRNPLGILASGSYFLLFPYMRAAILVTALAGKAQAAKQFLLANVIGFAVGLPCFALIPAVGPWYGYHVAARPDQIASQATLFLLRHPGPCEYHLPTGIVCFPSFHVFWAILCAQALWVFPSLRIPASILSGLIIFSTVTTGEHYISDVFAGALLAAVAAFGSGRLDKLTN from the coding sequence ATGGCAGAAACCGAAGTTCAGCGCAAGTCGGCTCCGGGGGAACTCCATCGAACTTGGTTTCGCGAATTAAGCTCAAGCCCTATTTTCGTATCCTGGAGACATGCCCTTCGCCATCCCAGCTTCAATATCAAGATGGCTTATGCAGGCACGGCAATTTTGGTTGTGTCCTTTGTCGGGTGTAAGGCGACACAGATTCATGTGCCCAATGTCGGCACGATGTTCTTTGCTCTTGTCTGTGTGGGAGTCGCAGTACTATCCGCTACTTTGTATTTGGAGGAGAAGGGGAAACTGTATTGGAAGGATCTTATTGCCGTCATCTTTTGGGCGATTTTCTTTACTTACACACTTAATTTTCCCGTAGCAATTGCGGCCCGACTTGGCCTTGGCTTTGAACTCAGGGACGCCCTTCTTGTTCGCTTGGATCAGTATGCTGGCGTTCGAATCCCGGTAATCGTGGCGTGGTCGTTACGCAACCCGCTGGGCATCCTTGCGAGTGGTAGTTACTTTCTACTCTTCCCTTACATGCGTGCGGCGATTCTGGTGACGGCGCTCGCCGGCAAAGCACAAGCAGCGAAACAGTTCCTGCTAGCAAACGTGATTGGATTCGCTGTCGGCCTTCCTTGCTTTGCGCTAATTCCGGCGGTGGGGCCATGGTATGGGTATCACGTCGCCGCAAGGCCGGACCAAATTGCCTCCCAAGCCACTCTATTTCTTCTGCGCCATCCTGGCCCGTGCGAGTATCACCTTCCGACCGGTATAGTCTGCTTTCCGTCATTCCATGTTTTCTGGGCCATCCTCTGCGCGCAAGCGCTGTGGGTGTTCCCTTCTCTGCGAATCCCGGCTTCAATCTTGTCCGGACTCATCATCTTCTCTACCGTGACTACCGGCGAGCATTACATCTCCGATGTCTTTGCCGGCGCGCTGCTTGCAGCTGTCGCAGCCTTTGGTTCCGGTCGGCTAGATAAACTCACGAATTAA
- a CDS encoding acyltransferase, which translates to MNRIPSLDGWRGVAITLVLLEHIQGTMHRSIPGPWTNTGQHGVTIFFVLSGFLITTKLLEGPIDLKRFYLRRFFRLLPVVWVYLIVIWLFGKAIGIQTLTSTEVVSCLFIFRNFLGHLGQGLTASFWSLSIEEQFYLVWPCLLLLAGGRRARWFALAGALLCSGYRLLNWDFYNHLYLSFRTEVRADALLIGCLVSLLLNEPSFRPLACRWSKVLALPAGAIVLFCVTRFPYLPPLTESVAIAVLIVASVVHPNSLMARPLSFRPLAWLGTISYSLYVWNLFFFLISGSVLSEIVMMCLMFCFALASYYVIERPATRLGHRLTSIAGRPNPAQTELA; encoded by the coding sequence ATGAATCGGATCCCTTCGTTGGACGGCTGGCGCGGCGTTGCGATCACGCTGGTCTTGCTCGAGCACATTCAGGGAACGATGCACCGATCGATTCCGGGGCCGTGGACAAATACCGGACAACACGGTGTCACCATCTTCTTCGTGTTGAGCGGCTTTTTGATTACCACCAAACTACTGGAAGGGCCGATTGATCTTAAGCGGTTTTATCTACGCCGTTTTTTTCGACTGCTGCCGGTGGTTTGGGTCTATTTGATCGTGATTTGGTTGTTTGGAAAGGCTATCGGGATACAGACTCTCACTTCGACGGAAGTGGTCTCCTGCCTGTTTATTTTCCGCAACTTTCTTGGACATTTGGGGCAGGGACTTACTGCCTCCTTCTGGTCGCTTTCCATTGAAGAACAGTTCTATCTTGTTTGGCCATGCCTGTTGCTATTGGCAGGCGGCCGACGAGCCAGATGGTTCGCATTAGCAGGCGCACTCCTTTGCTCCGGGTACCGGTTATTGAACTGGGACTTCTACAACCATCTCTATCTTTCATTTCGTACCGAAGTGCGCGCAGATGCATTGTTAATTGGATGTTTGGTGTCACTGCTGCTCAATGAACCTAGCTTTCGCCCTTTGGCCTGCCGATGGTCGAAGGTTTTGGCCTTGCCGGCGGGTGCGATCGTTCTTTTCTGTGTTACCCGATTCCCGTACTTGCCTCCTCTGACTGAGTCCGTCGCAATCGCTGTACTGATCGTTGCTTCGGTAGTTCATCCGAATTCGCTCATGGCCCGTCCCCTCTCGTTTCGTCCACTTGCGTGGCTAGGGACCATCTCCTATAGCCTTTACGTCTGGAACCTGTTCTTTTTTCTGATCAGTGGCTCAGTTCTCTCCGAAATCGTGATGATGTGCCTCATGTTCTGTTTCGCGCTTGCGAGCTACTATGTCATCGAGCGGCCAGCTACTCGCCTAGGCCATCGCTTGACCAGCATTGCCGGACGTCCTAATCCTGCGCAAACTGAACTAGCCTAA
- a CDS encoding NAD-dependent epimerase/dehydratase family protein, translated as MKVLISGVCGFAGSHLARFLLESHEGLSIVGIDNLSRFGSETNRLALKQAGVELFHGDVRVASDLEALPRADWVIDAAAQPSVLAGRDGKTSTRQLLEHNLLGTVNLLEYCRSSNAGFVLLSTSRVYSIRALTQLPLRVESHAFTLEASGVLPDGVSSTGVSERFSEEAPISIYGATKLASERLAQEFAWAFQFPVWINRCGVLAGAGQFGTAEQGIFSYWLHAHAARRTLKYLGFGGQGFQVRDALHPRDLARLVDLQLHSPGTGQLLNVSGGLVNSMSLAQLTAWCDERFGTHKPIPDGSERPYDVPWLILDSTRVRASTAWEPKIKLAEILDEIADHATANPEWLTRCGL; from the coding sequence ATGAAGGTGTTGATCTCAGGAGTATGCGGTTTTGCCGGGAGTCATCTGGCGCGCTTTCTGCTAGAGTCGCACGAAGGTCTCTCCATCGTCGGAATTGACAATTTATCGCGCTTCGGAAGTGAGACAAATCGACTCGCACTAAAGCAAGCGGGTGTCGAACTTTTTCATGGCGATGTTCGCGTCGCGAGCGATCTGGAAGCCCTGCCGCGAGCCGATTGGGTAATTGATGCAGCAGCACAACCAAGCGTTCTGGCTGGCCGCGATGGAAAAACGAGTACCCGCCAATTACTGGAACACAATCTGCTCGGCACGGTAAATCTACTTGAATATTGCCGCAGCTCGAACGCAGGCTTCGTCCTTCTCAGCACCAGCCGGGTTTACTCCATTCGAGCCTTGACACAGTTGCCCTTGCGGGTCGAGTCTCATGCTTTCACACTCGAAGCCTCGGGAGTGTTGCCCGACGGAGTTTCGTCGACCGGAGTAAGTGAGCGATTCAGCGAAGAGGCGCCTATCTCCATCTATGGGGCGACCAAGCTTGCTTCGGAACGTTTAGCGCAAGAATTCGCCTGGGCCTTCCAGTTCCCTGTTTGGATCAACCGCTGTGGAGTACTCGCCGGCGCGGGGCAGTTTGGAACTGCCGAGCAAGGAATTTTTTCCTATTGGCTCCATGCTCACGCGGCCAGAAGGACGCTAAAGTACCTTGGTTTTGGGGGCCAGGGATTCCAGGTTCGAGACGCTTTGCATCCGCGCGACCTCGCGAGGCTGGTCGATTTGCAGTTGCACAGTCCAGGCACGGGTCAGCTCCTGAATGTCTCGGGAGGGCTCGTTAATTCGATGTCTCTGGCACAGTTAACAGCATGGTGTGATGAACGGTTTGGTACACATAAACCGATCCCGGACGGTAGTGAGCGTCCATACGACGTGCCATGGTTGATTCTCGATTCAACTCGAGTTCGAGCCTCGACGGCCTGGGAGCCCAAGATAAAGCTGGCTGAGATTCTAGATGAGATCGCAGATCATGCTACCGCTAATCCGGAGTGGCTCACGCGGTGCGGCCTATGA
- a CDS encoding transketolase → MTHELLIRAKQRLLQMHYESGVGHIGGNLSCLDMLMTLYHEVLDDNDEFVLSKGHAAGAMYVTLWSLGVLTDDDLRSFHKDGTRLSGHPPLQGIPEIPFATGSLGHGLSLSCGLALGRKLKQEPGRVFCLMSDGEWNEGSNWEALIFLKHHHLDNLTLIVDLNGLQGMGPTRDIADLSPLANKFRAFGLSTVEVNGHDCESLVTVLQQRESEPIAVVANTTKGMGVSFMENRFEWHYLPIREEQYRQAILELSKECAKNSVEPS, encoded by the coding sequence ATGACTCACGAATTGCTCATCCGAGCCAAGCAAAGGCTTCTCCAGATGCACTATGAAAGCGGCGTCGGCCACATTGGGGGTAACCTGTCCTGCCTCGACATGTTGATGACGCTCTACCACGAGGTTCTGGATGATAACGATGAGTTTGTTTTGTCGAAAGGCCATGCAGCCGGCGCCATGTACGTCACGTTGTGGTCATTAGGAGTCCTAACCGACGACGATCTCCGATCGTTTCACAAGGACGGAACGCGTCTGAGCGGACATCCCCCGTTGCAAGGAATTCCAGAGATTCCATTTGCCACTGGCAGTCTGGGCCATGGACTCAGTCTGTCTTGCGGCTTGGCGCTCGGCAGGAAACTGAAGCAGGAACCGGGCCGCGTCTTCTGCCTCATGTCGGATGGCGAATGGAACGAAGGATCGAATTGGGAGGCACTCATTTTTCTCAAGCATCATCACCTCGACAATCTCACCTTGATCGTTGACCTTAATGGTCTGCAAGGCATGGGACCTACTCGCGACATCGCCGACCTCTCGCCGCTGGCTAACAAGTTTCGAGCCTTCGGTTTATCTACGGTGGAGGTTAACGGCCACGATTGTGAATCCTTAGTTACTGTTCTGCAGCAACGGGAATCCGAGCCCATCGCCGTCGTGGCGAATACCACCAAAGGAATGGGAGTATCGTTTATGGAGAATCGATTCGAATGGCATTACTTGCCTATCCGTGAGGAACAGTACCGGCAAGCGATCCTGGAACTGAGCAAAGAATGCGCCAAGAATTCCGTCGAACCCTCCTAG
- a CDS encoding glycosyltransferase family 2 protein: MTAPDSAEVPLTLLSVVIPARDEEGCIASTIEHLHVELRLHRIPHEIIVVDDGSTDRTAQIVTELAARIPEARLVQNGPSHGFGRAINCGLQSMRGDAVVIMMADESDDCRDVVRYWNALNEGWDAVFGSRFMKGGGVIDYPWLKLRINRMANLFIRLLFGISLNDTTNAFKGYRRRVIEGCQPLLSAHFNMTVEIPLKAIVRGYSWTTMPITWRNRRTGEAKLKIQEMGSRYLFICLYLWLEKYLSRGDYTKQPSA, from the coding sequence ATGACTGCCCCTGACTCGGCGGAAGTTCCATTGACTCTGCTCTCGGTTGTGATCCCCGCCCGCGATGAAGAAGGCTGTATCGCATCGACGATTGAACATCTACATGTAGAGTTGCGCCTTCATCGGATTCCGCACGAAATCATTGTTGTTGACGATGGAAGCACCGACCGGACCGCCCAGATTGTGACCGAACTGGCGGCGCGCATTCCCGAAGCGCGGCTCGTTCAAAATGGGCCTTCTCACGGATTCGGACGAGCAATCAATTGCGGCCTGCAAAGCATGCGCGGCGATGCGGTGGTCATCATGATGGCGGATGAATCCGATGATTGCCGCGACGTTGTGCGCTATTGGAACGCTCTCAACGAAGGCTGGGATGCTGTCTTCGGCTCGCGATTCATGAAGGGCGGCGGGGTGATTGATTACCCATGGCTCAAGCTTCGCATTAATCGTATGGCGAATCTTTTCATCCGATTGCTCTTCGGCATCTCGTTGAACGACACGACCAATGCATTCAAAGGCTATCGCCGCAGGGTGATTGAGGGTTGCCAGCCCCTGCTATCTGCACATTTCAATATGACGGTGGAGATCCCGCTCAAGGCGATCGTTCGCGGCTATTCCTGGACCACGATGCCAATCACATGGCGCAATCGACGAACGGGTGAGGCGAAACTGAAGATTCAAGAGATGGGCAGCCGATACCTGTTCATATGCCTTTATCTATGGCTCGAGAAGTATCTGAGCCGAGGGGACTACACGAAACAACCAAGTGCGTGA